CGTCATTATCAATGATCCCAATGGACCGATTGCAACATGGTTAAGCTTTATTCCATTCACCTCTCCCATCGCTATGCTCGTTCGCATACCTTTTGGTGTACCCCTGTGGCAGATTCTGACCTCACTGACCTTGCTCATACTGACCTTCTTATTTGTGACCTGGGTTGCTGCCCGCATCTATCGTGTCGGTATTTTGATCTATGGTAAAAAAGCAAGTCTCAAAGAAATCATCAAATGGTTCAATTACAAAAGCTAGCCGTATTCTGAACCAGCTGTGCATAACTACAGCAACATAAAAAGGGCCAAATTGCTTGCAATTTGGCCCTTTTCTTTTATATAAAAGCATCCCGATTAGGCTACGATCATAAATAGTACGATCGGCACATAAAAACAGCTCAATTAATATCTTATATTCAATTTTTTAAAGACAAAATGCCACAACCATATCGGTCCCACAAGTAAAAACTGTAGAAACTGCTGTCCTGTGATTTTCGTCTTTTCCTTTCCCTTACCGATAAAAAGCGCCACAATAGCTAGCAATGCGATCCCCAAACACACCCAGATGACAGCCGGGCCACCATTCTTTTGTGCGTATTCCAGTTGCACAATAAAGAAACTCATGCCCCCGATAGAGAATAATATCGCATAAGACAACGTTGCGGACAGCTTTAAATAATAATAAATGACAACAGCGATGAAGAAAGACCCCCAATTCAAAAAAGTATGCCAATTGAGTTTGACCAAGAACTCGAACTGTGGAAATGGGATCATCCAGATGCAGCCCATGATACCAAAAAACAATAATGGTAAAAAGATGGCTTGAATCAGACGATTGGTCGGATCCTGAAAATTAGCATCCAGCTCCGCAAAATACTTATCTACGGGACGTAAAGGTTCGACTTCTTGAACTTTCTTCTTTTGTTTCATTCGGCAAATTTAACAAATATTGGGCATGCCTTAGGCCTTAAAGATGATAATATTCCTTATTTTTTGGTCTGCTGCACGTCATTATACGCTTTCAGGAGACACAAACTCGCTTACTCCTATTCTATTCCGTAATATTGCAGCATGAACTCTTACAAACATATCTTATTTGATCTGGACGGAACCCTGACCGACCCCGCGGAAGGAATTACGAAATGTATTGCCTATGCCTTGGAATCAAAAGGCATCCATACAGCAGATCTGAATAGCCTCAAACCCTTGATCGGCCCGCCCCTTAAAGATTCTTTCATACACGCCTTTGGATTTGAGGAAAGCGAAGCAATTGCCTGTGTAGAAAAATATCGGGAACGCTTTTCAACCATAGGGCTGTATGAGAATATCCTGTTTGATCGCATACCTGAACTTTTAGCATTGCTGAAAACAAAAGGGTACAGCATCTACCTTGCGACCTCCAAACCCGAAATTTTCGCCCACAAAATATTACAGCACTTTGCAATAAATACCTATTTTGATTTTGCGGGCGGAAGCGCTTTGGACGATTCCAGACCGACCAAAACCAGTGTCATCCAATATGTCATGGAACAGGCCATGCTAACAAGTCCACAAGACTGCCTCATGATCGGAGATCGCAAACATGATCTGATTGGTGCACGAGAAACAGGCATGGATGCTGTTGGTGTATTGTATGGCTATGGTAGCCAAGCCGAACTCGAACAGGAAGATCCGACCTATCTATTGGCTACAGTGACAGATCTGATGGAATTTTTCCAATAATTACCGATAATAAAAAGGGTATCCAAAAGATCCGACCTATTTATTGGCTACAATTTGCTTCAATTTAAGTCAAATCAAATTTAACTCAAGTCAAGCCGAGCAACTCAAGTCAAGCCAAGTAACTCAAGTCAAACCGATTCAATTCAAATCAAGTAATTTGAGTCGATTCAATTTAAGTCATTTGAGTCGATTCAATTTAAGTCCACCCCTTGAAGAATGGAATGGCTGAAATGATCAAGTTGGGGAAACGTGTAGCATTGCATAAAAAAAGCTCCAAACATTTCGTTTGGAGCTTTTTTATGCTGGATCCTTAGGATCTATTTTGCGTAAGACACTGATCTTGTCTCACGAATTACAGTTACTTTAATTTGCCCTGGATAAGTCATTTCCGTTTGAATACGGTTAGAGATATCAGCAGCTAGTATTTCCGACTGTGCATCAGACACCTTCTCACTCTCAACGATGACACGTAGCTCACGGCCAGCTTGTATCGCGAAGGTTTTCTCAACCCCAGGATACGATAAAGCCAAATCTTCCAACTCTTTTAGGCGCTTGATATAACTTTCCACAACCTCACGACGTGCGCCTGGGCGTGCACCAGAGATCGCGTCACAAGCCTGAACAACCGGAGATATTAAGGCAGTCATTTCGATCTCATCATGGTGAGCACCAATTGCATTACATACATCAGGGTGTTCCTTGTATTTCTCGGCAAGTTGCATACCTAAAATAGCGTGTGGCAACTCCGGATTATCATCAGGCACTTTACCTATATCGTGTAGTAATCCAGCACGTTTCGCATGTTTAACATTCAGACCTAGTTCTGCCGCCATTGTTGCTGCAAAATTAGCTACCTCACGCGAGTGTTGTAAAAGATTCTGTCCGTAAGACGAGCGGTAACGCATGCGCCCTACCATACGAATCAATTCAGGGTGCAAACCATGGATTCCCAAATCGATCGCGGTACGTTCACCAATTTCAACGATTTCATCCTCTATTTGCGTCCGCGTCTTAGCAACAACCTCTTCAATACGAGCCGGGTGAATACGACCATCTGTTACCAAACGGTGTAAAGCCAAACGCGCTATTTCGCGACGAACGGGATCGAAACCAGATAGGATAATTGCTTCGGGTGTATCGTCTACAATGATTTCTACGCCTGTTGCAGCTTCCAATGCACGAATATTACGACCTTCACGACCAATAATACGACCTTTGATTTCATCATTTTCGATATTGAAAATTGAAACGGTATTTTCGATTGCAGATTCCGTAGCAGTGCGTTGGATGGTCTGAATAACAACCTTTTTCGCCTCTTTAGTCGCCGTCAATTTGGCCTCATCCACAATATCTTTGATTTGAATCATCGCTTGTGAGCGGGCTTCTTCGCGCAACGAGTCCACCAATTGATTTTTTGCTTCGTCAGCAGTTACGCCAGCGATACTTTCCAATTGCTTAATCTGTTGTAATTTGAGCGTTTCTACTTCTTCAGATTTTTTTTCATTCAGTTCAACCAATTTATCCAATTGCTTTTTCTTGGTATCCAACTCTTGCTTATCGCGATTGATGTTTTCCAGCTTTTGGTTAATTGACTGTTCTTTTTGTCTTAACGTATTTTCCTTTTGGTTGATGGTATTGTTACGTTGATTGACTTCCTTTTCGTGTTCAGATTTTAATTGAAGGAACTTTTCTTTGGCCTCTAACAGGCGTTTCTTTTTAATGTGTTCCCCTTCCTGCTCTGCATCTTTCAGTATGCTATTTACCTTATCCTTGGCTTCCTGCTCTTGTTTTTTAAATAACAGAACCAATAGATAACGACCTATAACAACACCAACAATCAGAGAAATTATGCTATAAATTGCGATGTCCATGTATGTATAATTGTATTATTTATGTTTGTTTTTATTAATTATGTTCAAATTCCAGTAAAATCATCAATCAGCCTGTTCCCTTACCTTTGGTATGCGCCAACTCAGTAGCGAGCCCGATAAGTGCATCAGGACTTCATGACAAAAAAAAACCGCAATTAAATTTAAACAGGTCTCATGTATTATTAAACTTCGTGATTACATAATTAGGCTTAGATTATGACCCAGATGGCTTTCGCAAAATGGCCTATATCTTTTTGCGCCTGTAATATTGAAGCGTTAAGTTTAAAATAGTGACAACCCGAATTTAATTGCGGCAAATTCGTCGTTTAAGCTCTAAATATAAAGAACGTAAATTTATTTTTTAAAGAAATCCGTCAACAACTGATCAAGTTCCTGTACTGAATTTTCCAAACCCACTTCGTGGTTTTGAGACTGCCGCTCTGCATTAAGCATACGCGTCGCAAATTGCAATACACACATGGATAACAAATCCTGCTTATCTCTCACAGTATAGTTTTCCTGCAATTCCTTTACTTTTTCATTTATCAATTTCGCAGCGTGTCGAATTACTTCTTCTTCCGCGCTTTCCACCCGAAGGGGATAAACACGATCTGCGATATTTATTTTTATGGAAATCTCTCCCATTTCTTTGAGCTTTTTAACGTTGTATTAGTTTGAATCCGATAACACTTCTCCCAACTATTTCAACAAACTAATACACTTGTCTATTTCCCGCACAAAATCGTTAATTTTTTGTTTTGTGTCAAGTATTTTTTCATTAATTGCTTCCTTATCCGTTTCAGAATCTAACGTACGGGCAACTGCCAACGCTTTGACCCTCTCTTCCAATTGCTTGCTCTTATCGTTGCTCGCATCGAAAGCCACTTTTAAGGATTGTACCTCTAATTTAAGCAAATCATTTTCTTCTTGCAAGACTTCGCACAATTGAATTAAATTTTTCGTTTTCTCAACGATCAGATTCATTTGTGAAGACAATGTTGCCATAATAAAAATTGAATATTACCAATTAATGTTGTATCTCTAATTAACCACGCACTTCCGCGCCTAGTTCCTTCTCAAAATTAACAATTAATTTTTGAACTATCGCATCAATTTGCTTATCAGTAAG
The DNA window shown above is from Sphingobacterium thalpophilum and carries:
- a CDS encoding cell division protein ZapA, coding for MGEISIKINIADRVYPLRVESAEEEVIRHAAKLINEKVKELQENYTVRDKQDLLSMCVLQFATRMLNAERQSQNHEVGLENSVQELDQLLTDFFKK
- a CDS encoding HAD-IA family hydrolase; its protein translation is MNSYKHILFDLDGTLTDPAEGITKCIAYALESKGIHTADLNSLKPLIGPPLKDSFIHAFGFEESEAIACVEKYRERFSTIGLYENILFDRIPELLALLKTKGYSIYLATSKPEIFAHKILQHFAINTYFDFAGGSALDDSRPTKTSVIQYVMEQAMLTSPQDCLMIGDRKHDLIGARETGMDAVGVLYGYGSQAELEQEDPTYLLATVTDLMEFFQ
- the rny gene encoding ribonuclease Y produces the protein MDIAIYSIISLIVGVVIGRYLLVLLFKKQEQEAKDKVNSILKDAEQEGEHIKKKRLLEAKEKFLQLKSEHEKEVNQRNNTINQKENTLRQKEQSINQKLENINRDKQELDTKKKQLDKLVELNEKKSEEVETLKLQQIKQLESIAGVTADEAKNQLVDSLREEARSQAMIQIKDIVDEAKLTATKEAKKVVIQTIQRTATESAIENTVSIFNIENDEIKGRIIGREGRNIRALEAATGVEIIVDDTPEAIILSGFDPVRREIARLALHRLVTDGRIHPARIEEVVAKTRTQIEDEIVEIGERTAIDLGIHGLHPELIRMVGRMRYRSSYGQNLLQHSREVANFAATMAAELGLNVKHAKRAGLLHDIGKVPDDNPELPHAILGMQLAEKYKEHPDVCNAIGAHHDEIEMTALISPVVQACDAISGARPGARREVVESYIKRLKELEDLALSYPGVEKTFAIQAGRELRVIVESEKVSDAQSEILAADISNRIQTEMTYPGQIKVTVIRETRSVSYAK